One Pirellulales bacterium genomic window, GAAAAGCCGCGTTCCGCGAACGCGACTTCTGCGGACCGAACTACGGATCGAACAGGGCCACGGATTGGTCCGTGGCGGCGGACAATGGAAATTCGCAACCTTACCGCCACCGCGGCTAGACCGTCAGCGCACTTTCCGCCGAGGAATGTTCGTCCGCGGATTCGTCCAGCGGCTCGCGGGTCGGCACTCGCAAGACTTCGATACCGGTCAGGGCGCCGGGCTTACCGCGCACTACCAGCCCGTGGCATTCGACAACGTGCTCGGCATACTCCTGGTTTTCTTGCTTGAGGAGCTCGTGCAATCGTGGCAGGTTGTAATGAGGCACCGCCGGATAGAGGTGATGCGTCAGGTGCGCATCCTGGCCGTAGACGAACATCGCCCAGCGGATGAACGGGTGGCAGAATACGACCCGGCTGTTGGTCAGCTTGCCATCGTCGGCGTTGGCGTGCTGCACCAGATCTCGCAACAGCATCAGGTACGGGAAGCTCGTCCCCAGCGGGAGCACCCACAACAGCCAAAAGTAAATTGCGTAGTTCGTGCCGGTGAGGTACAGCGGAACCGAAATAGCGGTTTGCAGAATCGTCAGCGACGCCAGCCGCAACATACTAGTTATGCGCACCGAGTAAACCGGTTTCAGCTTCGATTGAAAAAAGTACGACTCGGGCAGGAGCCAGACCACCGCGCAACCAGCGCACCAGAAGGCCACCGGCGCCACGGCCAGCAACCATGCCGGCCCCGTGAGTCCGACAGTACCGACGCCGATCGCCATCACGGCCACATAGCCTAGTCCCAGCCAGGTAGCCGGCCGGAAATTGCGAACCGTCTTTCCCGGAAAGCGTGGGCGTGCGTCGTCGAGCTCGTAGGGATGGACTCCGTTGCCGAGCGCGTTGACGTAAATCATGTCCCACGTGTAACGCAGCAGCGTCGGCGGCCAGAGCAAGTGCATCGCGAAGTTCTTAAAGACCTCCCAGGGGGTCATGGGGAAGTCGGCCATGCGGCGTGTCTCGGCGACGTTCAAGATTTCCGGGTCACGATTCCAATCGTTCGTATGTTCGTGATGT contains:
- a CDS encoding fatty acid desaturase is translated as MRAKKLGRTLNDRELAAKIHPLRYINNWTNLLYIAADYAVLITLLVGTIAVCQNRAAWGVPWAALVPIVAISIFLIGACQHRLAGMGHEGAHYILMKNRILNELVSDVFCMIPIFTTTEQYRQIHLGHHEHTNDWNRDPEILNVAETRRMADFPMTPWEVFKNFAMHLLWPPTLLRYTWDMIYVNALGNGVHPYELDDARPRFPGKTVRNFRPATWLGLGYVAVMAIGVGTVGLTGPAWLLAVAPVAFWCAGCAVVWLLPESYFFQSKLKPVYSVRITSMLRLASLTILQTAISVPLYLTGTNYAIYFWLLWVLPLGTSFPYLMLLRDLVQHANADDGKLTNSRVVFCHPFIRWAMFVYGQDAHLTHHLYPAVPHYNLPRLHELLKQENQEYAEHVVECHGLVVRGKPGALTGIEVLRVPTREPLDESADEHSSAESALTV